In one Perca fluviatilis chromosome 7, GENO_Pfluv_1.0, whole genome shotgun sequence genomic region, the following are encoded:
- the LOC120562019 gene encoding LOW QUALITY PROTEIN: uncharacterized protein LOC120562019 (The sequence of the model RefSeq protein was modified relative to this genomic sequence to represent the inferred CDS: inserted 1 base in 1 codon) — protein MSGFSHFFLSFCILGYTFCSSTAWHVYMPSNIRGLVGSCLLIPCTFDYYQNPPRRPDRVAWYQYASHSYPVVCKDWDKSDEIYEFQGQTSTPNSRYGRKCDLLIKPVTWAHHRQKIYPWVDPDYIGKYTHAFWHKTVTIEVVDRAEEPHITIYGDRKVGQSVTVKCTASHTCSIYPPDLSLNIPLQSHSLTHSSRSDGTTETTLTTTLNIERDHQTVQCSVRHKSGHTVSATQTLNAECSFSGLTISRTSDDFLEGQASKVTCTASYTCSKHIPTLTWNYGSMPASTDTSNSGSTSWRTVSTLTFTASANDHGQSLTCYARFTGGGTQDKSITLQVKRNMLSRGWSFTTPRSITGMRGSCIIIPCTFTYSNSQPADLRVIWYLFQSNGYSPVFDERQNIMSKFNGITSLIGSVGERNCSLKIERLEMSHNQDRLYPWVDKHPITSYQSLGPTFYDKTSQLIVSDQAQEPQVSIIGIPRVGEESTVSCNVRHTCISAPPTLTISGIPGKDLITDTLVSDGIWERTVERTWAVKEEDQSVKCTVSYSGGQRXTSEIKLNVECPHDDITMTERPGDATEGVAKSVICSVSYKCKKNKPTIVWNYEDMQSSLKTKANSSNTFITVSNLTFIGSLEDDGKSLTCTAQFVTGETSDSETLHIKKYVRDPYENDTFHDQAADVPFRFSALTGSCVVIPCSIPYKEDEPFTRGIWSKRNNDIIYHNGQSFVVDHFKGRTRMLGDLNEGNCSLEIDDIKPFDNGPFCFHAERANMERYRFNNSCVFIVMKASPEKPVMTSVPAEVDAGSTITVSCSVTHTCPSHPPVFSWSVSPLTSEVTHTWTPQGIWETTSTITFMAAGGDGVKRLTCTAISWLGKQRTSTVQMTVKGSSSRSVAIAVSTLVLVVIILAAVFGVVFYRRRKCSDDQLRPPPRPEKRRSLWDRLSRRNPEDRERPPRPEKRGSIWNRFSRNQGNAANISVGYSRDTTTVNCDTQISKQRFPSPKDHRRAPRSVRPEVSSAVVMW, from the exons ATGTCTGGATTTAGCCATTTTTTTCTGAGCTTCTGTATTCTAG GATATACTTTCTGCAGTTCCACAGCTTGGCATGTATATATGCCAAGCAATATCAGAGGATTGGTGGGTTCCTGCCTATTAATCCCTTGCACCTTCGACTACTATCAGAATCCACCTCGCAGACCAGATCGTGTGGCTTGGTACCAGTATGCGAGCCACTCATATCCTGTAGTTTGTAAAGATTGGGACAAGAGTGATGAAATTTATGAATTTCAAGGTCAAACATCGACACCTAATTCTAGATATGGGAGAAAGTGTGACCTTTTAATCAAGCCAGTGACATGGGCTCACCACAGACAGAAGATTTACCCCTGGGTAGATCCAGACTATATTGGGAAATACACCCATGCATTCTGGCATAAAACTGTAACGATTGAAGTAGTTG ACAGGGCAGAGGAACCTCATATTACGATCTATGGAGACAGGAAGGTTGGACAGTCTGTGACAGTGAAATGCACCGCTTCCCACACCTGTTCGATATATCCACCGGATCTGAGTCTCAACATCCCACTGCAAAGCCACAGTCTAACTCATAGCTCGAGGTCTGATGGCACAACCGAAACCACCTTGACGACCACATTAAACATAGAGAGAGACCACCAAACTGTACAGTGCTCCGTCCGACACAAGAGTGGTCACACTGTATCAGCCACTCAAACCTTAAATGCAGAAT GCTCCTTTTCAGGGTTGACTATCAGCCGTACATCAGACGATTTTCTTGAGGGACAGGCAAGCAAAGTAACCTGCACTGCCTCATACACATGCTCCAAACATATACCAACCCTGACATGGAACTATGGTAGCATGCCAGCCTCCACTGATACCAGCAACAGTGGAAGCACTAGTTGGAGGACTGTCTCCACACTGACATTCACAGCATCAGCTAACGACCATGGACAATCTCTGACATGCTATGCACGATTCACTGGAGGAGGGACGCAGGATAAGAGCATCACCCTCCAAGTAAAGA GAAACATGCTGTCTCGCGGCTGGTCCTTCACCACCCCCCGCAGCATCACAGGCATGAGAGGCTCATGTATCATCATTCCTTGCACATTCACCTACAGTAATTCTCAGCCTGCTGACCTCCGAGTGATATGGTACTTGTTCCAGAGCAATGGGTACTCCCCTGTATTTGATGAGCGACAGAATATTATGAGTAAGTTTAACGGGATAACCAGCTTGATTGGATCTGTGGGGGAGAGGAATTGTAGTCTTAAGATCGAGAGACTGGAGATGTCACATAACCAGGACAGACTTTACCCATGGGTGGACAAGCACCCTATCACCTCCTACCAAAGCCTGGGCCCCACATTTTATGACAAAACATCTCAACTTATTGTTTCAG ACCAAGCACAGGAACCACAGGTGAGCATCATAGGTATCCCCAGGGTGGGAGAGGAGAGCACAGTGTCCTGCAATGTGCGCCACACATGTATCTCTGCTCCCCCCACCCTGACCATAAGTGGTATACCTGGAAAAGATCTCATTACGGACACTTTGGTATCTGATGGGATTTGGGAAAGGACAGTAGAGAGAACCTGGGCTGTAAAAGAAGAGGACCAGAGTGTGAAGTGTACTGTTAGCTACAGTGGGGGTCAGA AAACAAGTGAGATCAAGCTGAATGTTGAAT GTCCACATGATGACATCACAATGACTGAGCGGCCTGGCGATGCAACAGAGGGTGTGGCAAAGAGTGTCATTTGTTCTGTTTCCTacaaatgtaagaaaaataaaCCAACCATTGTGTGGAACTACGAAGACATGCAGAGTTCGTTAAAAACCAAAGCGAACTCCAGCAATACCTTTATCACAGTGTCAAATCTAACCTTTATTGGCTCTCTTGAGGATGACGGTAAATCTTTGACCTGCACTGCTCAGTTTGTTACTGGCGAGACCTCAGACTCTGAAACCCTTCATATAAAAA AATATGTGAGAGATCCATATGAAAATGACA CGTTCCATGATCAGGCTGCTGACGTCCCTTTCAGATTCAGCGCCCTGACCGGTTCCTGTGTGGTGATTCCCTGCAGCATCCCATACAAGGAAGATGAGCCTTTCACGCGCGGCATCTGGTCCAAAAGAAATAATGATATCATCTACCATAATGGCCAGAGCTTTGTGGTTGACCATTTCAAGGGCCGCACCAGAATGTTAGGAGATCTGAATGAGGGAAACTGCTCATTAGAGATTGATGACATCAAACCCTTTGACAATGGGCCCTTCTGTTTCCATGCAGAGAGAGCTAACATGGAAAGATACAGATTCAACAATAGCTGCGTATTTATTGTTATGAAAG CGTCCCCAGAAAAACCAGTGATGACCTCAGTTCCAGCAGAAGTCGATGCTGGCTCAACGATTACTGTCTCGTGTTCTGTGACGCACACATGTCCGTCACATCCTCCAGTGTTCTCATGGAGTGTCTCTCCCCTCACCAGTGAGGTCACGCACACCTGGACGCCGCAGGGCATCTGGGAGACGACCTCCACCATCACGTTCATGGCTGCTGGAGGAGACGGGGTCAAAAGGCTAACCTGTACTGCCAtctcctggctcggcaaacaaCGAACCAGCACAGTCCAGATGACTGTGAAGG GATCAAGCTCTCGGTCAGTAGCCATTGCAGTGTCAACTCTAGTCCTGGTTGTAATCATCCTAGCTGCAGTGTTTGGAGTGGTCTTCTATAGGAGGAG GAAGTGCTCTGACGACCAGCTTAGACCACCACCTCGTCCAGAGAAAAG GAGATCACTGTGGGATAGATTATCCAG GAGAAACCCTGAAGACAGGGAAAGACCTCCAAGACCAGAGAAACG GGGGTCCATTTGGAATCGATTCTCCCG AAACCAAGGCAATGCTGCAAACATCAGTGTTGGCTATTC ACGCGACACCACCACTGTAAACTGTGACACTCAAATCTCCAAACAACGCTTTCCATCCCCAAAGGA TCACCGGAGAGCTCCTCGCTCCGTCAGGCCTGAGGTCAGTAGTGCTGTGGTGATGTGGTAA